Below is a genomic region from Betta splendens chromosome 8, fBetSpl5.4, whole genome shotgun sequence.
CCAAATCAGTGACTGAGATCTCAGAGATCTGCTTCTGTTCACTGGCTACATTTGATCGTATTATCCTCGTCATCCAACCAGAACAAGCTTCTACACAAAGGTTGTCTTGGTTCCTGAATCATACTTTAGTCTTGTTTACTAAAACATGCACAGAGATTAAGTTAATCCACGTATGACGTGCAGACAACCTGCAGACGTAAGAGTcaaaccacagcaaacagacacaacaacagagttgcagaagtgTTTCCCACAATCCCTCATCAGCCCTCATTCATTAATGGTATTCTGGATGAAACACTTCTAAAGGTCAGAAAAAAGTGTTAGAAAGGCAGAAGACAGGAGCTTTTCCTCATCCGGACAGATGAAGGGGCATTTGCATTATTATCTTTGCAAATTGGAAAATCATCTCCACGCACTACCTCCCTCTGCAGCGCCTCGCTGGCTGACTGGCTGGACGGCCGCGGCCCCACTTGGGATAAAGAGCTCATGTCCTTGAGCGGCAGGCGTTCGAACTCGGCCCACTTCTTCTCGATCTGCTCCTCCATCCGCAGCCGCTGGTTGGAGCCCACGCCGGAGCCCCTCTTCAGCAGCACGGCCTCCCACTGGCTGCTGGTGTTCTCCTCCTGCCACTGGCCGTGCTCCCTGCCCTGCCCTTCGCCCGCCTCCCTCTGGCTGGGTGGCAGCGAGGAGGACAGGGGAACCGGGGACAGTTCCACGTAGTCGAAGCGGAGCTGAGTGGAGGCCGCAGACGTGGGAGCTTCAGTCTGAGCGTCGCTGTGGCGCGACGTCGACAGGTGACGAGAGGACGACACAAAGCGTCCGTGGGAGTTTTCCTTGTCACTGCTGCCGTCTGGTAACCTAAAGGAGGTCAGATCACACGGACAGGGACGATCAGGAGTCTGTACatggaataataataaagctgaatgacccagaaaataattaaacattatCTGATAAAGCGTAGGAGCAACTGAAGTCAAACAAGAGAAGATAAACACTCGGCTGGAGGTGAGTCACTGAAAACGGAACCAGCTCCAATAAATAATCGAACTTTAATCACAGCAACTGAACAGGGACAAAGCTAAGAAAAACAGAGCTTCTCACGGGGCTGGACTCAGgtcaggctgagctgcagaaaaacatcgAACCGATGagagaaagcaaatgaaaaacaacaaaactaagCTCTGCGTTTTAGGAGCCGCTCATATAAACATGTGGATCAGAAACTATTTACTGATGTTAGTGAATCCCGTCTGTTTAGTTTGTGacacaaaccagcagctgatACATTTTCTCCTCAGTTTAATAAAACCTAAAACGCTTTCCGCCTGAGCCGAgactgaacccccccccccccccccccggtatTTACTGTGTGAGGTCCGGAGAGCTGCTCGGCCGGACACACTTCTTCAAAACCTCGATCCAGTTGCGCCTGATGCCGGCCGTCATGGCCGAGAGCGTGAACACGGCCTCGCGCGTCTGCAGGACAAAGGTGGAGGATAAtgagacacaacaacaacacaaccagGCCCACAAAAGGCTGCCGCGAGTCTCACCTGGATTTGAAACCCATAGTTCTTCTCCACATCAAACTCCGACACCTTCACACAGGATTTCAGGTCGATCTCTCCGTCCATGTCGTCTTTCTGCACACATTTGCAAATATTCTCCTTCCATTcagttgttttaataaataacaCTGTGACTGTTGCAGATGTGTGACGACAGAAGCACCTCCTCTGCTGTGGAGTCTCTGTAGTACTTCAGTCCAGCGTCAGTCAGGACAAACCAGTGCTTCTTCCACTAAAGACACAAGGGAAGAAATGAGTTCAACACTGAGCGGCATCGACCCAACAGAGCTTTAGTGACACCTCGCTGTGCTCGCGGCCGCTGGCGCAGAAATCCCCTTCTCCATTAGACTATGTGATGTTACAGGCGTGTGCACTCAAGCGTTCCACTCAGATGGAGGAGACACCTGTTGTGCCTGAAGCCGCCCAGCTTTACTGCGATAACCAGGATAATGTGGCGCTATTGCTTTACAGGGAGGGAGGAACGTTACCTCCCCGCTGTCGTCCAGCTTGGACATCCATCCCTTTTTGAAGTTGAGGAGGTCCGGCTGCGAAGCAGAGAGACACAGCGTGAACTTAGCAGCTTCACCTACATGAGGAACATGTGGCTTCTAATTttacagaaagagacagaaactgAAAGAGAACAGGAAACGACTGAGGAGAAAAAAACTCAACTACATGCAACAAATGGAAACGGTGCATTTGAAGCGCACAGCGACGGCTGAGGCCGCTGCATCACTGCATGAAgacggcagctgcagctgcagcagatgtggcCACAAGGCAAACAAActggttttaaaatgtttgttgcCTTACTTTTCTCAAGCATTCCAAAACAAGTTCAAAACTCCACACACACTTCATGAACACTGGTAAATGGGTCCATAAATGCATGTGCAAACTTATTTCTATTCTTTTAGCAGGTTTTTGTTTGCAGGAGCAGTGTAGTGTATTGTGCAATCGTGAGGTTCATGCTCGACTCGCTGGAACCCTCCTGACCAGGACAACTCATCAGACCTTCACACATTCACAGGGGCAAAATTAATTATATGATTCATTCAGTACTTCTGGACTAGTTTAAAGCAGACACGTGTCGATAACCTGCACTTAAAACCGGAAGGATCAAATCAGACTGATGAATATTATTTTTAAGAcatcaaagcagaaacttaCAGCAACATATTGTTTCAAACAGGGAGCAACAGTTGCACAGAAAGATGCACGAGGTGTGAAGAATGACAGGAAACTAATATGTGCTAAGAATGAGGAGGTGAAGACCACAATCAACAGAACGCACACAAAAAGGCCAAAGTCCAGTAAAGGTAAACAGTGGACGGCAGCACTGGGTTTATGAGCACGAAGGAACCGACGCAGCGAGCAGCTAATTACTGACGAACGGCCTTTAACGTCGGCCCAGAAGAACCGACGCCTCCAGATCAAACGTCGGcatctcttcttcctcctcacacaGACGGTTCTGTCATATCTGCACGTCCAACAGCTGATTTATGTTCTGACATTCCGGTTCCTTGTCTGAGATGTTTGGGAGCTGTCATTCTCGGCCTGTTGTTGCCGTTTCCTCTCTGCTCAAACACGAGTCTGGAAGATGCTGCATAAAAACGCTCACCTTCTAGTGTGAGACGCACAGACAGGAGGGCGCTGGGGAGGAACCTGGGGTGGAACCTGAGACCTCACTGCAGGAAGAGGTTCTGCTCATGAGTCCTGACAGGAGCAGGAGAACGTGCAGGCTCCTGATCCAGGTTAAGATTAGATAGCGTTTTTCCAACACACATTCCTGCTGCTTATCTGTTCACACCGTGTCCAGTGCATTCCTGCATTCGTCACCTCCCACTCCCGTCCCCATCGTTCCCCCATCGTTCCCACTCCCGTCCCCATCGTTCCCACTCGTTGTGCTCTGGTGTCATTTGGCCGCAGCTTCTTTCATGCGTGACCGccctctgctgtgtttacactCCCTTCCTGGAGCCACAAACTGACGCCTGATCACTGCCGCAATGTGTTCAGAACCCTGGTGTCATCACGAACTTTCCTTCTAGTTACCATTTCATTTAGTCCCAAGGAAGCGCTTagacagtgtctgtgtgtgtgtgtctgtgtgtgtgtgtgtgtgtgtgtgtctgtgtgtgtgtgtgtgtgtgtgtgtgtgtgtgtgtgtgtgtgtgtgtgtctgtgtgtgtgtgtgtgtgtgtgtctgtgtgtgtgtgtctgtgtgtctgtgtctgtgtgtgtctgtgtgtgtgtgtgtgtgtgtctgtgtgtgtgtgtgtgtctgtgtgtgtgtctgtgtgtgtgtgtgtctgtgtgtgtgtgtgtgtgtgtgtctgtgtgtgtgtgtctgtgtgtgtctgtgtgtctgtgtgtctgtgtgtgtctgtgtgtgtctgtgtgtgtgtgtgtgtgtgtgtgtgtgtgtaaactccCTGACAGCtacagcagacaaacactggcTCCAACACGTCAAGTGGTCACTTCATTAGGAACACCTGGCTAAACGGAGCAGGGTCACGCAGGTGAAACGACACCCGTGGAACAGTGTGAGCGCAAAGTGAGGCTCAGCTCCACGAATAAGTAATTATTACAGCTAATAGAGTCTAAGAAACTTCACTACACCTGGAAACTCACCAGCGTCTAGAGACAGATCCCACTCACAGATAGCATTTAAGCTAGTTGTGTTTAACGCCGCTCCTCGTTGAACGGATGTTTATCACACTAAGTTCTAATGGGCCACGGTCTCGTCCATTACACGGATCAGAGGTTTTAACGTGCAGCTGGAACTTACCGTCATGGTCGCAGGTTCCGGAGgcagcaaagacaaagacaagagGAGTTAGCGGAGCCCGGAGCCTCTAGAGTCGGATCCCAGTTAGCGTCGAACGTTCGGTGGCGCAAACGTCAACACCCGCCATTCAGCTCCATGTCGGTCTGACCAAGCGAACCGCCGCGGTCCACGAGCCGCTCCTACGGGCACAGCTCGCCCATGGGACCACACGTCTACAAAGTCCCACTGAGTTGAAGTTCGGACGGTTCTGAAGGACTTTGTCAACTTTCTGGACGACTTGTCGAAGCTAACGCCGCCGTCGCGTCTTCGCTCGCTACTTGCTGCCACTTCCTGGGCGGGTCCGCGGAGATCGCGTGAGGAACCCGCTCTACTGGACCCGaaccgacccgacccgacccgaccgaGCGGTGCTGCTGCCTGAACGACCTCTAATGGCGCTGGTTCTGGTGAAGCGGTACCTTCCTGGTACCAAACACCTTTAGAACCGTGACGTGGAGGTCTGGCACCGGCTGCTACACCGTCCTCACCGACGCTATCCGCGCTcgcgcccccctcctcctcctccggtccCCTCTTGGTTTCAGTTCAAGAATTCCAGCACATGTCTCAGCAAACCGTAACTGGCAAAGCTGCGTCTGATGAACCGCCTGCGGCTGTAGGTGAGGTTGGAGGCGCAACGAGCCTGCGCGTCCAAGTTCCGCTCCCACGGGACAAACGTAACGAGCAGCCGCGTGTGCGTGAGCGCGTGCGTGGGCGTGGGCGCATCCACGGACACGTGTCCCACGTACCTGCATCCCCTCCGCCCGGCGCCGGTCCTCGTCCGCTGTGCGGCTGCCACACTGCAAAGACACGGGCGACGTGAGCCAAGACCCAGAGCCCCAGACCCAGAGCCCGACTCACAGGGACCACAGATCCGGACCTGCAGGGACGTGGACTGGGCTCCAGACAGGAAGCCGCCGTGGGACCAGTCTCTGTCGGAGTCGAGCGCATCGAGCCGCTCTGTGGACGGGTGTTTGCTCAGCGAGTGGCTGGAACGACAGGAACAGGTTCATGGAGTGTGACCCGATGCTCGGGTCGGCACAGAAGCATTGGGCACTTTTAATTATAAAAGAAAGAGAGTTCCACCAGTTCTCTAGAATCAGCTGCCGTTTAACCCTTATTTAAACGCCATTACCACCTGTTCTTCCCGTAGTTCTCTCCTTAAACCTGTAGATGAATGAATTTACTTTGATCACAGAAGCACAACCTGGCTGGTTTAAAGAGCTCCTGTCTACGAGAGCACAGCTGGCTCTGAGGCCCCACGTGTCCGGGCTCCTCCATCTGATGGATCCTCTTGACCTTTGGCAGGTCGGCCATCGTGGCGTACTCCTCCCTGTTCCGGCCCGTGGACCCGACCGACACCTGGCCGGACTCGGACGACTCCATGGAGCTCTGGGAGGAGGTGTGTCTGCGCATCTGCGTGGGAGGTGACTGAGGGAGCGTCCTGTCCCCGGGAGAAGGGCAGTGTCTGCTGACCCCAGATCTGTACCTGCTGGGGCTCCTCTGCGGTTCTAGTGTgactctgctgctctttgtggTCTGTCTAGAGGGCGAAGCGCTGCGGGCGGGAGTCGATTCCCTCCACGACCGCGGTGAGTGTTTAGAGTCTGGCTCCGACTCGCTGAAGGGCACTCTCCTGTGGGAGGAACGAACGGCGTCTGCGTTGGTGGCGTGTCTCAGGAGCGAGTAGCCCGGCGCGTCCCTGGGGCCTGTTCTGGGAGGAGAACGGTGTCTGTCAGGCGTCCTGCTGTTCAGGGTTCTGCTTGGTTCTGGTCTGTGCGGTGAACGCGCTTGAGGAGCATCATAGCTTCTCCGCGATGGCAGCAAAGCGTGGCTGTCACGGTTCGTGTTGAGCTCAGACGTGCGCAGCAGAGAAGGAGCTTCGCGGCTCCGTCTGGACGGAGACGAGTTCCGGCCTTCATGACTGCGCACGttcaacaagctgctgctgtttgcttttttggGTTGGTAACGAGCGGGAGCTTCAAGTCCTCTTCTCCCAGGGGAAGGACTTCGGCTGTTGCTGCCTCTGGTACTGCCCTCCGTCTTACGGAGTATGGATCGACCTGGTGCTTCGTGACTTCTGTCCTGTTCGTATTCCTCATAGTCCTGTCCATTCCTTCCCGCTGAACGTCTCAGCTGGGCCTGACTTTCGATGTCGTAGCCTTCCCTTATTGGAGAACCACAGCGTCCGTAGTGACCGTGTCCATTCAGGGACGTAACCGATTCAGATTGACGCAGGGAGCTTTGGGCGGACGGACCGAAGGTTCTCCGTGGGGGTGAGGATCTGTTGTCAGACACTCTGGGTGGGGAGGAGGTACGAGCGGCGCGTTGGcggacaggagaggagctgctgctctcggTTTTACGAGGAGACATTTGGCCTGGAGGGTTGTACTCCCTCCTGGAGGGGGGCGAGCTTCTGCGATCACAGCCGCGACTGCTCAAAGATCCACTGGCTTCTGTTCGCCTCAAAGCACTCCTAAAGTCAGAAACCATGCCGGACTGGGACTTGACGGAACCAGCGAAGGCTTTAAAGTTCCGTGGCAGAGTTCCTGACTCCACGCATCGGGTGCTTTGCAGTGAGCTCCTTCCTGGCTCCGCCCCTTTGAACTTCCCTCCATCATCGAAGCCGTGCCTGCTGAGGGAGGCCGTCGACTCGCTGCGTCTGAACGCTAAGCTTCCACGGGAGGGGGAAGAAGATCGAGACTGCAGAGCTGAGCTTTGCCTCGAGGCCTCGAAGCGTCCCGGCTGGTGGGAAGAAGACCAGGTTCCTTGAGCTCCTGGACTGTTGAACCTTTTTCGGGTGTTTGAGGCAAGTGACTCAGCGATCTTAAAAGGGGTCGGGCTTGGTGAGCGGGGGCCGACTTGGGCTTCGACTTCAACTGCGACTTCATAAGGGTCAGGAGGAAGGATCTCCAGCGGCAGGTCCTCGTCCAGGTTGTCCGGGACCTGCCTTTCAGACGCCACGCCGAGGTTGGGGTTCCTGAAGGGGATGGTGTCTTTGGGCTCTACACTTCTGTGGCTGAAGATGGGATGTCCTCTCTCAAAATGGCGGAAAGGAGCAGGCGGGCTGCTGTCACGGAGCGAACGGGCCCCCGCTGCCCTCCCCAGGGAGAAGTAGCCACTTTCACGCCTCGGACGATCGTCTCGTAATCCTGGATCCATGAAGAAGAGAAACAGGAGAAGTCAACACCAGACATCAACTGACGGAGGTTAACACAAAACGAGCAGATTGAATTACTGATAATTGCTGTGAGTCACCTCAGGCTGTGACATGAAACAGTATGAACAAGTACTGAACACCTCGAGCTGTAACTGGAGACGGAGTGGTTCTGGCTTTACAAAAGGCGGTTCTGTGTCTTTTCTCTGCCACCTACTGCGGTTCTGTTCGTCTTTTCCAACATAAAACAActggcagcacaaacacaaggtgTTAGGGCTTGTTTACCTGAGCGCCGGCTCAAGTCGTCTCGGCTCCGGGACTCCTCCATCCAGGCCCGAGGGGTGGGCCGGTGGGGCGGTGGGTCCAGCCGGGTCATGTCCAGTGTGCTTGAGCGGCGACGGGTCGGCAGGTCGTCGTCCTCGGCGCTGACGGAGTCACTCTGGTCCCGACAGCTACAGGGAAGAATGGCGACGGTAGAGAGGTGACAGATGGGGCGAGtcgggagcgagggaggaggagagaacgagACCAGCGACCTGGATGCGTGGGAACCTCCGAAGCAGCGACGCTCACTGACCTGTCTGTGCTGTCGTCGTCCCAGATAAAAAGCTCGCAGTCGGCGCTCAGGATGCACAAGGAGCCCGGCCCGTTCCCCAGATGGCCTCCGATGACATCACAGTAGCTGCTCACCACGGACGGCGCGTCCGAGTCGTCCTGGTAGCGCAGAGAACATCAGCTGTCAGACGGAAGCACCCTCTGGGTCTGGAGCCACGTCCTGAAGGCAGGCTGAGCTGAACGTCCTCTCTGACACATCCTCCGTCAAGGTCACGCCTCTGTAACGCGACCGGACCCGTGGCTTTCCTCATTAACTTTTCATCGCCTTTTTCCTGCCATAAACTGCGTCCTGAAACCGAAGCGTTTGTCTGCTCACGTCTCCTCCTGGAACCAGCTGCTACATTCTGACCGTGGATCCACCCCAAATCTAAAGGTTTGCCGTCACTGGGACTCAGGCGTCCGTCGCCAGAGACACACAAATGAGCAGCGTTGACTTTACGGCTGCGTCTCAGGCCGAGCGCTCTGTTCGCAGTAAGTGATCCAGTCATTAATTAGTAACGGCGGCGGCTGCCGGCACCCTGCTCCTCACCGGTAccgctcctcctcgctctctgagCTCCTGATATCATCCTGCTTGGACCAGCAGATAGGAGCTGATCAACCATGACTGCTTTAATGACGTAACGGACTCGAGCATCGTTCTCGCTGACCCCTCATGGCTGCGTTGGCATTTCCTACCTTGCTGCTGGCCTCTCTTTCCTCTGCCTGCGCTGGGACCGGCGTTAACAGCCCCCCCTTCAGCCCCGTCCCAGCCGCTGCTGTGGGTTTCTGCTGTGATGCCTCTGCGTGCAGGTGCTGCTGTCGCAGGCAGTCGTGGCAGCGGGAGCGGTCGAAGATGTTGGGCTGGAACTTGGGGCAGACGGGCTGGTTGTCGGACTGGGGCATGGTGGATGTGGACCTGCCTTCTCATTGTGTCCCACAGAGAACTACAAAACAGCAAACACTGCATGATTTGAACACTTCCATATGAATCATTATTAAAGGGGAGTCGTTGGATGCAGAGCAGCTTTTACCATCAAGTTTGAGCATTTTAGGTCTGTTGAGGGTTTAAATTAATGCAGACAGGAGTAAatacagagcagctctgcaacCAGACACGACGCCAGGGGACCCAGAGGTCAACACTTCAATTAAATGAAGCACATGACCTCAAAGTAATCACAAGTGCAAAGTTAAACGCCACGACGCGTCCTTCTGGTTCTTCTGCCCTCGGGTCTGAGCAGGTGAGAATCTGCCCCAGAGGACGAGACGCTGCATCCAGTGAGAGCTGGTAAAGCTCACCACAGAGCAGTGGGGCTGCACCGCACTGTAATCTGACAGCTTTTACAAGAACCGCAGCCTCCAATAAAACACGACTCAGCCTATTAAGACAGTAGCAAGTGAAAACGGTACCTGACGAGAACGGCTCCCAGCGTCTGCCCTACTCCCAGCGTGTCCTTAGGAGCCGGAGGGTGATGCGTCCATCAGACCCCCGCAGGCTCacgcttcctcctcttcctcacgctccctctgctctggagcagctaaACGCTCACATCCCATTGGCTGCTGCCACAATGATGACTGAACCGGGGCACCTGCAGCCGCCATGTTAACAAGGAGACCCTGAAGAGCCAGTGGCCTATCGAGCCGCTGTATTAAATATCATGGGCTTTAGAAAGCGAAATGCAACGCTCATGGTAGTGACAGCTGGTGAACGCTGGCTCAGGTTAacgtaaataaataaaggccggtgaggtggaggaggcattGGGGGGTTACATACATTAAAAGCAGTTTGTATGTTAACCGTGAAGAGAAACAGCGgctggttctgctctgcagtgacacaGGTATCACTGAGCTGCGAGGAAACGGAGCCAAGGGTCGATTTCCTGGAGGATGTTGTCAACAGCATCAGTTTTCCTATTAAACAATAGGCCACACAGGCACAAATTCCTCACCGGGACGGCAGAAATAACACCAGGTGACTTAGTAGCAGGATCAATCTCTCGTTTATTCAGAAATTAAAGTTTGAATATAAAAACATGACCAAGCCATTTGGCTCTAGAGAAAAATGTACAAATACGCATTCCCAAACGTCCAACACGGAGAAGCTTAAAtactccagcttcttcttcagaTGTTCCAGTCTCTTCACAGTTCACACACATGACTTCAGTCCCGGTGATGCTGCTCCCTCTTCCCTGTCTGCCGTCGCCGGTGCCTCTTGCTCGACTTGCTGGCTTTGCTTTTACCCTCTGTCACGTTCGCACTCTTGTCTGCCCGATGGCCTCGCTCCGCTCGTCTGTCCTGCTTCCCTTTCCTCCTCCGCTTGCTGGTGTAGGTGCTGAGCGTCGCTGTCAAGGAGCGGATCCTGCAGCAGCGGGGTAAGAGAtgcacagagaaacacagcgTGGGTGAGAGGATGCGTGGAGCGACAAACATCTGAGGACAGCTGAGTCCACAGTGAGGCTGGAATAGAAGCCAGCTGGAAACCAATGCTGAAAGACAGGATGCTACATGATGGACTTACTTTTTATTCATGAAGGAATTCCCAGCTTTTCTTGGCAATGCAgcagttttctcctcctcctctccattttCTTCCCCATCACTCTCCTCATTAGCCTGGAAAGCAAACATTCCAGAAGTTGATAAGCAGTAAAATCATCACTTACATGCAACAACCACACAAAGGAGTCATTTTGAGTCGGTAACTGCTTACCTGAGTCGCTGGTCCAAGAATGTGAGCCCCTGTGAGGTCAAGGTCACTGATGGTTGTCACGGTGACCGTGTGGTTGGGGTGATCGTACTGTACGGACTCTGTTGTGCTGGTGATCACGTTTTCCAAATCGTCATCTTCTGCATCCTCTGAAACATAGAATCGATGTTGTTGTAAACTACCAGGACGGCGTCATCCTGATCTGTAGGATGAGGTGTGACTGACTCACCCAGGGCTTCTTTCCTCTCCTTCAGCATCTTCATGTATTCCTTTCGCCTCTGAAATGAGACATTGACATTAAAC
It encodes:
- the LOC121202375 gene encoding serine/arginine repetitive matrix protein 2; the protein is MPQSDNQPVCPKFQPNIFDRSRCHDCLRQQHLHAEASQQKPTAAAGTGLKGGLLTPVPAQAEEREASSKDDSDAPSVVSSYCDVIGGHLGNGPGSLCILSADCELFIWDDDSTDRSLVSFSPPPSLPTRPICHLSTVAILPCSCRDQSDSVSAEDDDLPTRRRSSTLDMTRLDPPPHRPTPRAWMEESRSRDDLSRRSGLRDDRPRRESGYFSLGRAAGARSLRDSSPPAPFRHFERGHPIFSHRSVEPKDTIPFRNPNLGVASERQVPDNLDEDLPLEILPPDPYEVAVEVEAQVGPRSPSPTPFKIAESLASNTRKRFNSPGAQGTWSSSHQPGRFEASRQSSALQSRSSSPSRGSLAFRRSESTASLSRHGFDDGGKFKGAEPGRSSLQSTRCVESGTLPRNFKAFAGSVKSQSGMVSDFRSALRRTEASGSLSSRGCDRRSSPPSRREYNPPGQMSPRKTESSSSSPVRQRAARTSSPPRVSDNRSSPPRRTFGPSAQSSLRQSESVTSLNGHGHYGRCGSPIREGYDIESQAQLRRSAGRNGQDYEEYEQDRSHEAPGRSILRKTEGSTRGSNSRSPSPGRRGLEAPARYQPKKANSSSLLNVRSHEGRNSSPSRRSREAPSLLRTSELNTNRDSHALLPSRRSYDAPQARSPHRPEPSRTLNSRTPDRHRSPPRTGPRDAPGYSLLRHATNADAVRSSHRRVPFSESEPDSKHSPRSWRESTPARSASPSRQTTKSSRVTLEPQRSPSRYRSGVSRHCPSPGDRTLPQSPPTQMRRHTSSQSSMESSESGQVSVGSTGRNREEYATMADLPKVKRIHQMEEPGHVGPQSQLCSRRQELFKPASHSLSKHPSTERLDALDSDRDWSHGGFLSGAQSTSLQVRICGPCESGSGSGALGLGSRRPCLCSVAAAQRTRTGAGRRGCRYVGHVSVDAPTPTHALTHTRLLVTFVPWERNLDAQARCASNLTYSRRRFIRRSFASYGLLRHVLEFLN
- the nol12 gene encoding nucleolar protein 12, which gives rise to MKNSKKHNGVSKNAKFKPGSKKRENKCVVMFDDKDRQEYLTGFHKRKVERRKAAVAELRKKIKEEQTKVREERRKEYMKMLKERKEALEDAEDDDLENVITSTTESVQYDHPNHTVTVTTISDLDLTGAHILGPATQANEESDGEENGEEEEKTAALPRKAGNSFMNKKIRSLTATLSTYTSKRRRKGKQDRRAERGHRADKSANVTEGKSKASKSSKRHRRRQTGKREQHHRD